CGGTTCCACCGGCTGCCTGGAGGCGATCGCGTCCGCGGGTGCGATCGCTCGCCGCTACACCGAACAGTCCGGTCGGCCGGTCACCGGTGCGCGCGAGGTGCTGGCGGCCGAGGCTGCCGGCGACGCGGTGGCGCGCGAGGTCGTTGAGGACGCGGTGGTCGCGCTGGCTGCCGGGCTGCGGGCGCTGGTCACGCTCCTCGCCCCGCAAGCGGTGGTGCTCGGCGGCGGCCTGTTCGAGGCCGGCGGGCTGCTCGAGCGCGTCGACCGCCGGCTGGGCGAGTCGCTCGTGTTCCAGCGGCGGCCAGTGCTGCGCCGCGCGGAGCTAGGCGACGAGGCAGGCTGTCTCGGCGCCGGCTTGCTCGCCGCGCAGCTGCTGGGACCGGCGGTGAGCGCATGATCCTCACTGTCACCCCGAACGCCGCGCTCGACGTGACGTACACAGTGGACAGTCTGGTTCCGGACGAGGTGCACCGGGTCGCGCAGGTACGGCAACGCGCCGGGGGCAAGGGGATCAACGTCGCCCGCGTGCTGCACGCGCTGGGCGGCGACACCCGGGCGCTCGCGCTGGCCGGCGGCGCCACCGGCAACGCCGTCGCGCGGGAGCTGGCGACCTCCGGGGTGCCCGCCGAACTGGTCCCCATCGCGGGGGAGACCCGCCGGACGACCGCTGTGCTCGCCCTCGCCGACCGGTCGGTCACGTTGCTCAACGAACCGGGCCCGGAGGTCACCGCGGGGGAGTGGGCGGCGCTGCTCGCCGCGGCGTCCCGGCACCGGCCGGAGGTGCTGGTCTGTTCCGGCAGCCTGCCGCCCGGCGCGCCGCCGGACGGGTACGCCCAGCTCGCCGCGACCGGGGCCCAGACCGTGCTCGACACCTCCGGGGACGCGCTGCTGGCCGGGCTCGCCGGGCGACCGGCCGTGGTCAAGCCGA
This sequence is a window from Amycolatopsis benzoatilytica AK 16/65. Protein-coding genes within it:
- a CDS encoding 1-phosphofructokinase family hexose kinase, with protein sequence MILTVTPNAALDVTYTVDSLVPDEVHRVAQVRQRAGGKGINVARVLHALGGDTRALALAGGATGNAVARELATSGVPAELVPIAGETRRTTAVLALADRSVTLLNEPGPEVTAGEWAALLAAASRHRPEVLVCSGSLPPGAPPDGYAQLAATGAQTVLDTSGDALLAGLAGRPAVVKPNVSELIEVTGIRDVESAAAELRRAGAGAVVVSLGPDGLLAVTGSGTWHAAPSAALSGNATGAGDAAVAGIALGMSWREPWPQLLRRAVALSGAAVLGPLAGDLDLGHYHREHDRVAVRARGT